One segment of Anatilimnocola aggregata DNA contains the following:
- a CDS encoding complex I subunit 4 family protein produces MQTFLLIAIFLPLLGAALLWVVQPLGRDAVRYTALAVALLTLIAALYVCVGFPPNGEVPVEGYAGTSEAWLAPAIGSVDVKFAVGLDGLGVWMFGLSAVLMITAILVSWEAIKEREALFYAMLLLLEFGCLGVFSARDLLLFYIFFEFTLIPLFFLIGIWGSEDRRYAAIKFFLFTLAGSMLTFLGLLAIVVWDYQQQGDGVLRFGIADLVAGLRAHPLPPTWQLAIFVALFAGFAIKVPLFPLHSWLPLAHVQAPTAGSVILAGILLKIGVYGFLRFSIPMLPDATVFCVPYLLWLSVAGIIYGALVALAQADIKKLIAYSSVSHLGICMLGLFALTPQGVQGSVLQMVNHGVSTGALFALVGMVYERYHTRQIADLSGLALRTPWIGFFMVFFTFSSIGVPGLNGFPGEFLVLLGMFQRAYAQAPLVMQAQWMIISVLSVSSVVLGGWYMLYLVKRVFFGPLKEPAEAAHHHIEDMNWREIAALAPLAVLALWIGLAPQHFLRPMAPAIDQAYEQAAARVGQPYQAAEPRAAVPSKSNSAEALARVR; encoded by the coding sequence ATGCAAACGTTCCTGCTAATTGCGATCTTTTTGCCGCTGCTTGGCGCTGCACTCCTGTGGGTGGTACAGCCGCTGGGGCGCGATGCCGTGCGCTATACCGCGCTCGCCGTGGCTCTCCTCACGCTGATTGCGGCCCTCTACGTTTGCGTTGGGTTTCCGCCCAATGGCGAGGTTCCTGTCGAAGGCTATGCAGGCACCAGCGAGGCTTGGCTAGCGCCGGCCATCGGCTCTGTGGATGTCAAATTCGCCGTCGGACTGGATGGCCTGGGCGTTTGGATGTTTGGCCTTTCCGCCGTCTTGATGATCACCGCGATCCTCGTGAGCTGGGAAGCAATCAAAGAGCGCGAGGCACTATTTTATGCCATGCTGCTGCTGCTCGAATTCGGCTGCCTCGGCGTCTTTTCAGCTCGCGATCTGCTGCTGTTTTATATCTTCTTCGAGTTCACCCTGATTCCGCTCTTCTTTTTGATCGGCATTTGGGGGAGTGAAGATCGCCGCTATGCCGCGATCAAGTTCTTCCTCTTTACACTTGCCGGCAGCATGCTGACGTTTCTAGGTTTGCTGGCGATTGTTGTCTGGGATTATCAGCAGCAAGGGGATGGCGTTCTGCGCTTCGGAATTGCCGACCTCGTCGCCGGACTGAGAGCCCATCCGCTGCCGCCGACTTGGCAACTCGCGATCTTCGTGGCCCTGTTCGCGGGCTTCGCGATCAAGGTTCCGCTCTTCCCGCTCCACTCCTGGCTGCCACTGGCCCACGTTCAAGCGCCGACGGCAGGTAGCGTGATCCTGGCTGGCATTCTGCTCAAGATTGGCGTCTACGGCTTTTTGCGATTCAGCATTCCGATGCTGCCCGATGCTACGGTCTTCTGTGTGCCGTACTTACTCTGGCTCTCAGTCGCGGGCATCATCTACGGAGCGCTCGTGGCGCTCGCCCAGGCCGATATTAAAAAACTGATTGCCTATTCGTCGGTCAGCCACTTGGGCATCTGCATGCTCGGGCTGTTTGCCCTCACGCCGCAAGGCGTGCAGGGGAGTGTGCTGCAAATGGTAAATCACGGCGTGAGCACCGGGGCGCTCTTCGCCCTCGTGGGCATGGTCTACGAACGGTATCACACGCGCCAAATCGCCGATCTCAGTGGCCTCGCCTTGCGAACACCGTGGATCGGCTTTTTCATGGTCTTCTTTACTTTCTCTAGCATCGGTGTGCCTGGCTTGAATGGCTTCCCGGGCGAGTTTTTAGTGCTGCTGGGGATGTTCCAGCGGGCCTATGCTCAGGCCCCCCTGGTGATGCAGGCCCAGTGGATGATCATCTCGGTTCTCTCGGTCAGCAGCGTTGTGCTGGGGGGCTGGTACATGCTGTATCTGGTGAAGCGAGTCTTCTTCGGACCGCTGAAAGAGCCTGCTGAAGCGGCCCATCATCACATTGAAGATATGAACTGGCGTGAAATCGCCGCGCTGGCGCCGTTGGCCGTGCTTGCCTTGTGGATTGGTCTCGCTCCGCAGCACTTCCTGCGGCCCATGGCACCCGCCATCGATCAGGCGTATGAACAGGCCGCCGCTCGCGTCGGTCAACCCTATCAAGCTGCCGAACCTCGCGCGGCCGTTCCTTCGAAAAGCAACTCTGCGGAGGCTCTCGCCCGTGTTCGTTGA
- a CDS encoding NADH-quinone oxidoreductase subunit N, protein MFVEARTLGLLGPEILLTAIATLLFVGGAFVRQREAWSLVALVSYVVAGIWLFTTSDGSLSVTSGPVTSNGMSVCLRMLAIVLGITFTLVASQQTDKLLATEYLGSLMLIVVGLMIVAAANELVLLFLGFELISIPTYVLLFLGRRDRVTSEATMKYFFLSILSSALLLFGLAFLFGMAGTTTIQGTAAAPGIREVLQQLSATDSISPLKALLPLAPLALVFILAGLGFKLTAAPFHFYAPDVYQGTTNSNAGLLAVAPKIAGVVGLVRLVIIALPISADFAWQLALVLSVITMTLGNVCALWQRNVRRLMAYSSIAHGGYLLLGLAAATGSTALPQLNADGGTTAIIFYVVVYSLASMGTFTALAYLGSHRRDLQTVDELAGLGKSQPLAAAVIAVCMFSLAGLPPLAGFWGKFSLFTSALQIALGNSGNISFGFILLLVVGALNAAIAAAYYLRLVSVMFFQPAVGDDVPAAGGYGALAASVLCGALVVLAGVAPGPILRLAGQSEEQMLKVTVTNSAPVSSSTQVEALAIQVAK, encoded by the coding sequence GTGTTCGTTGAAGCTCGCACGCTGGGCCTCTTAGGGCCTGAAATCCTGCTCACCGCCATCGCCACACTGCTGTTCGTAGGTGGTGCCTTCGTTCGCCAGCGCGAAGCGTGGTCGCTGGTTGCCTTGGTCTCGTACGTGGTGGCGGGAATCTGGCTTTTCACCACCAGCGACGGCAGCTTGTCGGTTACCAGCGGGCCGGTCACTTCTAACGGCATGAGTGTTTGCCTGCGAATGCTGGCAATCGTGCTTGGGATCACCTTCACGCTCGTTGCCTCGCAGCAGACAGACAAACTGCTGGCGACCGAGTATCTCGGCTCGCTGATGCTCATCGTGGTCGGGCTGATGATCGTCGCAGCGGCCAATGAACTCGTGCTGCTGTTCCTGGGCTTCGAATTGATCTCGATCCCGACCTATGTGTTGCTGTTCCTCGGTCGTCGCGATCGGGTTACCAGCGAAGCAACGATGAAGTACTTTTTTCTGAGCATTCTCTCTTCAGCCTTGCTGCTATTCGGCCTCGCATTTCTGTTCGGCATGGCGGGCACAACCACCATTCAAGGGACAGCCGCTGCTCCTGGCATTCGCGAAGTGTTGCAGCAGCTTTCGGCCACTGACTCAATTAGTCCTTTGAAAGCTCTCCTTCCGCTCGCCCCATTGGCCCTGGTCTTCATTCTTGCCGGGTTGGGATTCAAACTCACTGCCGCACCGTTTCACTTCTATGCTCCCGATGTTTATCAGGGAACAACGAACTCGAACGCCGGCTTGCTGGCCGTTGCCCCCAAGATTGCCGGTGTTGTTGGCCTCGTTCGCCTGGTGATTATCGCCCTGCCGATCTCGGCCGACTTTGCCTGGCAACTGGCGCTCGTCCTCTCCGTCATCACGATGACGCTCGGTAACGTCTGCGCCCTCTGGCAGCGAAACGTTCGCCGGCTGATGGCTTACTCCTCGATCGCACACGGCGGCTATTTGCTGCTAGGTTTGGCCGCAGCGACGGGCAGCACTGCATTGCCCCAGCTGAATGCCGATGGCGGGACGACGGCCATCATTTTTTATGTCGTTGTCTATTCGCTGGCTTCGATGGGTACTTTCACCGCCTTGGCCTACCTTGGCTCGCACCGGCGCGATCTACAAACCGTCGATGAACTCGCCGGGCTCGGCAAGTCGCAACCGTTGGCCGCAGCGGTCATTGCAGTTTGCATGTTCTCGCTGGCAGGTCTGCCACCCCTGGCGGGCTTTTGGGGCAAGTTCTCGCTGTTCACCAGTGCCTTGCAAATTGCCCTGGGAAATAGCGGTAATATTTCGTTCGGTTTCATTCTGCTACTCGTCGTTGGTGCCCTGAACGCAGCGATCGCAGCTGCCTATTACTTGCGACTCGTCAGCGTGATGTTCTTTCAGCCCGCAGTGGGTGACGACGTTCCTGCTGCCGGTGGCTATGGTGCGCTCGCGGCGTCCGTGCTCTGCGGAGCACTGGTGGTTCTCGCTGGTGTCGCTCCCGGTCCTATCTTGCGCCTGGCCGGACAGTCCGAAGAACAAATGCTCAAGGTGACCGTGACTAATTCCGCTCCGGTCAGTAGCAGCACGCAGGTTGAAGCTTTGGCGATTCAAGTCGCCAAGTAA